A single window of Coffea eugenioides isolate CCC68of chromosome 7, Ceug_1.0, whole genome shotgun sequence DNA harbors:
- the LOC113776922 gene encoding uncharacterized protein LOC113776922 yields the protein MTKVSGDDSIGRAAIGIVPEELTEENYEEWKRCLEHYLVGHGLWGVVSGEEKDPINDERQEYGEEKNQEHEEWKKKNALALHAIQLSCGPGTYVKLKEAHTSAEVAWKHLVERLKPHRIWAEGDPEDESSRVEEEGPKEYVRYGPLYIAIATGDFDRTKSLLDQDPDAVRAIITSHGETPLPFAILIGQMKIAKELLRRMEQADLEMINDYGCTALTFAAISGEKKLARAIVEKNGSLLSKENKLDDGQIPVIVAALYGQKHMVDYLYSVTPKELFSPEVGKDGATLINSLIRAEMYDVASMLLQQYPKLGVTPDKNGYYALQLLAHKPSAFPSGTKLVFWKRWIHSCLMGHSPWRSLTDSAKGDQTTKASMIGDHSIEIHHSSDGETNLTGNRGLQITSFVLKVLHGLGWSILSCLGLCHDRKVIHKDANELLTLIFKEIETLSMKDLEEMDIMKILYDAIEQGIIEFVDKIFKYRTGILYKRDEKGRTIFSHAIVLRQDKIYSFLNALGTRKSILARRHDFFGNNLLHLAAKLSPLSRLDKISGAALQMQREIRWFKEVESIVQPRMKEERNAYNKTPSELFTEEHKVLAKEGERWMKNTAGSSMIVGTLIAAVMFTTAFTVPGGNDNKTGLPVMLETQQKAFLIFMASNALSMFTSSTSILMFLGILTARYAEGDFLKSLPTKLIFGITCLFVSIVTMMASFGTALYLMLIEQVAWISYPIIVFSVIPIALYSLLQFPLLVEMISRTYGHGIFEKPKKKLYSFETDTTTSI from the exons ATGACGAAAGTTTCAG GAGATGATAGTATTGGGAGAGCAGCAATCGGAATTGTTCCTGAGGAGCTCACTGAGGAGAACTATGAGGAATGGAAAAGATGCTTGGAACATTATTTGGTTGGTCATGGCCTTTGGGGTGTTGTTTCTGGAGAGGAGAAAGATCCTATAAACGATGAGAGACAAGAATATGGAGAAGAAAAGAACCAAGAACATGAGGaatggaagaagaagaatgcATTGGCCTTGCATGCCATCCAACTTTCGTGTGGACCAGGCACATATGTTAAACTTAAGGAAGCTCACACTTCTGCGGAAGTTGCATGGAAGCATTTGGTGGAAAGACTGAAGCCCCACAGAATATGGGCGGAAGGTGATCCTGAAGATGAAAGCAGCCGTGTTGAAGAAGAAG GACCAAAAGAGTACGTTCGCTATGGGCCCTTGTACATAGCAATTGCAACAGGCGATTTTGATCGCACAAAAAGTCTGCTTGATCAAGATCCAGACGCTGTTAGGGCCATAATTACATCACATGGAGAAACTCCACTTCCATTTGCCATTCTAATTGGACAAATGAAAATCGCAAAGGAACTGTTGAGGAGAATGGAACAAGCAGACTTGGAAATGATTAATGACTATGGATGCACAGCTCTTACTTTTGCTGCAATCAGTGGTGAAAAAAAGTTGGCAAGGGCAATCGTGGAAAAAAATGGTAGTCTACTTAGCAAGGAAAATAAACTTGATGATGGGCAGATTCCTGTCATCGTGGCTGCTTTGTATGGTCAAAAGCATATGGTTGATTATCTATACTCTGTGACACCAAAGGAGTTATTTAGTCCAGAGGTGGGTAAGGATGGAGCTACGCTGATTAATTCCCTGATTAGAGCAGAAATGTATG ATGTTGCTTCAATGCTACTTCAACAATATCCAAAACTTGGTGTTACCCCAGATAAGAATGGTTACTATGCTCTCCAGTTACTGGCTCACAAGCCATCTGCATTTCCTAGTGGAACCAAACTTGTTTTCTGGAAAAGATGGATCCATTCAT GTTTAATGGGACATTCTCCATGGAGGAGTCTAACAGATTCTGCTAAAGGTGATCAGACGACAAAAGCAAGCATGATTGGAGACCACAgcattgagattcatcattctAGTGATGGTGAAACGAATTTGACAGGAAATCGAGGCCTACAGATTACTAGCTTTG TACTGAAGGTTTTGCATGGACTCGGTTGGAGCATATTAAGTTGCCTCGGTTTGTGTCATGACAGGAAAGTGATTCATAAAGATGCCAATGAACTCCTGACCCTCATATTTAAGGAAATCGAGACATTGAGCATGAAAGACCTTGAAGAGATGGAtatcatgaaaattttataCGATGCGATTGAGCAAGGAATCATTGagttcgttgataaaattttcaaatataggACTGGAATCCTATATAAAAGAGACGAAAAGGGCAGAACAATTTTTTCACATGCAATTGTGCTTCGCCAAGATAAAATTTATAGCTTTTTAAATGCCCTGGGAACAAGAAAGAGCATACTAGCACGTAGGCATGATTTTTTCGGAAACAATTTGCTACATTTAGCAGCCAAGCTGTCTCCATTGTCTCGACTTGACAAGATTTCTGGAGCAGCTCTTCAAATGCAAAGGGAAATACGATGGTTTAAG GAAGTTGAGAGTATTGTGCAACCAAGGATGAAGGAAGAACGTAATGCCTATAATAAAACACCTTCTGAACTCTTTACTGAAGAGCATAAGGTGTTGGCTAAGGAGGGAGAAAGATGGATGAAAAATACGGCAGGTTCAAGTATGATTGTGGGAACTCTCATCGCTGCAGTCATGTTTACAACAGCTTTCACAGTTCCGGGTGGCAATGATAATAAAACAGGGCTCCCTGTCATGCTAGAAACTCAACAGAAAGCATTTTTGATTTTTATGGCATCAAATGCACTGTCGATGTTCACTTCTTCAACATCAATTCTAATGTTCTTGGGGATTCTCACTGCACGTTATGCAGAAGGGGATTTTCTCAAGTCCTTGCCCACAAAGCTAATATTTGGAATCACATGCTTGTTCGTATCGATTGTCACCATGATGGCATCATTTGGTACTGCTCTCTATCTGATGCTGATCGAACAAGTAGCTTGGATTTCCTACCCAATCATAGTTTTCTCTGTTATTCCAATAGCTCTTTACTCATTGTTGCAATTCCCTCTTCTGGTTGAGATGATCAGTCGCACTTACGGACATGGCATCTTCGAAAAACCTAAAAAGAAGCTCTATAGTTTTGAAACCGACACTACTACCAGCATCTGA